A genomic stretch from Mycobacterium cookii includes:
- the aroQ gene encoding type II 3-dehydroquinate dehydratase, with translation MTINVINGPNLGRLGRREPEVYGDTTHDDLVALIEREAAELGLKVVVRQSDSEAQLLDWIHLAADAKEPVILNAGGLTHTSVALRDACAELSAPLIEVHISNVFAREEFRHHSYLSAVATGVIVGCGVQGYALALRYLAGR, from the coding sequence ATGACCATCAATGTCATCAATGGACCCAACCTCGGCCGGCTGGGCCGCCGCGAACCCGAGGTCTACGGCGACACCACCCACGACGACCTGGTTGCTTTGATCGAACGCGAAGCCGCTGAGCTCGGGTTGAAAGTCGTTGTGCGGCAAAGCGACAGCGAAGCGCAGCTGCTGGACTGGATCCATCTGGCGGCCGACGCGAAGGAGCCTGTCATTCTCAACGCCGGCGGTCTGACGCACACCTCCGTTGCGCTGCGAGACGCCTGCGCCGAGTTGAGCGCGCCCCTGATCGAGGTGCACATCTCGAATGTCTTTGCCCGCGAGGAGTTTCGGCACCATTCATACCTGAGCGCGGTCGCTACCGGGGTCATCGTGGGCTGCGGTGTGCAGGGCTACGCGCTGGCCCTGCGATATCTGGCCGGCCGTTAG
- a CDS encoding B-4DMT family transporter, with protein sequence MSNWMLRGLVFGGAMVVVRLFQGTLINVWQTQAALISIALLLLFIVGVVAWGVVDGREDAASNPDPDRRQDLAMTWLLAGLVAGLLSGAVTWLISVFYKSLYVGGLINELTTFAAFTALVVFVGAICGVTVGRWRIDRTEAYKPQSKGGRDEDRADTDVFAAVRSDQAATEGAEWPEEQTSAVATAEHHEHETPTEAVGEAKTEKTEALPTHEWPTGHSETKSESDEK encoded by the coding sequence ATGAGTAACTGGATGCTGCGTGGCCTGGTCTTCGGCGGCGCGATGGTCGTCGTCCGCCTGTTCCAGGGCACGCTGATCAATGTGTGGCAGACGCAGGCCGCACTGATCAGCATTGCGCTGCTGCTGCTCTTCATCGTCGGCGTGGTCGCCTGGGGTGTCGTCGACGGCCGCGAAGACGCCGCGTCCAATCCCGACCCGGACCGTCGCCAGGACCTGGCCATGACGTGGCTGCTGGCCGGCCTGGTCGCCGGGCTGCTCAGCGGCGCGGTGACCTGGCTGATCTCGGTGTTCTACAAGTCGCTGTATGTCGGCGGGCTGATCAACGAGCTCACCACGTTCGCCGCGTTCACCGCGCTGGTCGTCTTTGTCGGCGCGATCTGCGGCGTGACCGTCGGCCGCTGGCGGATCGACCGCACCGAGGCCTACAAGCCGCAGAGCAAGGGCGGCCGCGACGAGGATCGGGCGGACACCGACGTGTTCGCCGCGGTCCGCTCCGACCAGGCCGCCACCGAGGGCGCCGAGTGGCCGGAGGAACAGACGAGCGCCGTAGCGACGGCCGAGCACCACGAGCACGAGACGCCGACCGAGGCCGTCGGTGAAGCCAAGACCGAGAAGACCGAGGCGCTGCCGACGCACGAGTGGCCGACCGGGCACAGCGAGACCAAGAGCGAGTCGGACGAGAAGTAA
- a CDS encoding M24 family metallopeptidase yields the protein MTHSQRRAALGARIRAADLDAMLVTDLVNVRYLSGFTGSNAALLVFADDRGAVLATDGRYRTQAARQAPDVELAIERACGRHLAEHAAAAGVRRLGFESHVVTVDGHAALSAALTAAGSTELVRASQTVEALREIKDAGEVALLRLACEAADAALADLVALGGLRPGRTEREVGRELEALMLDHGADGVSFETIVATGTNSAIPHHRPTDAELAVGDFVKIDFGALVGGYHSDMTRTFVLGKAADWQREIYELVSAAQRAGRHALAAGADLAAVDAAARGMIADAGHGAHFGHGLGHGVGLQIHEAPGINATAAGTLLPGSVVTVEPGVYLPDRGGVRIEDTLVVADESPGHAPELLTRFPKELAVLG from the coding sequence GTGACACATTCCCAGCGCCGCGCCGCACTCGGTGCCAGAATTCGCGCCGCGGACCTGGACGCAATGCTGGTCACCGATCTTGTCAATGTGCGTTACCTGTCCGGTTTCACCGGGTCGAACGCGGCACTGCTGGTATTCGCCGACGACCGCGGCGCGGTGCTGGCCACCGACGGCCGCTACCGCACCCAGGCCGCCCGGCAGGCGCCCGACGTGGAACTCGCGATCGAGCGCGCCTGCGGACGACATCTGGCCGAGCACGCCGCGGCGGCGGGCGTGCGGCGGCTCGGCTTCGAAAGCCACGTGGTCACCGTCGACGGGCACGCCGCGTTGTCTGCCGCGTTGACCGCGGCCGGCAGCACGGAGCTGGTCCGCGCTTCCCAGACCGTGGAAGCGCTGCGGGAGATCAAAGACGCCGGCGAGGTGGCGTTGCTGCGGTTGGCCTGTGAAGCCGCCGATGCCGCGCTGGCCGATCTGGTCGCCCTCGGCGGTCTGCGGCCGGGCCGGACGGAACGCGAGGTCGGCCGCGAGCTGGAGGCGCTGATGCTGGACCACGGCGCCGACGGGGTGTCGTTCGAGACGATCGTGGCGACGGGGACGAACTCGGCGATCCCGCACCACCGGCCCACCGATGCGGAGTTGGCCGTCGGCGACTTCGTCAAGATCGACTTCGGTGCGCTGGTCGGCGGCTATCACTCGGACATGACCCGGACGTTCGTGTTGGGCAAGGCCGCCGATTGGCAGCGAGAGATCTACGAGCTGGTCAGTGCCGCGCAGCGGGCAGGCCGGCACGCGCTGGCCGCCGGTGCGGACCTGGCGGCCGTGGACGCGGCGGCGCGGGGCATGATCGCCGACGCTGGGCACGGCGCCCACTTCGGTCACGGCCTCGGCCACGGTGTGGGCTTGCAGATCCATGAAGCGCCGGGGATCAACGCCACCGCCGCCGGCACGCTGCTCCCGGGTTCCGTCGTGACCGTGGAGCCCGGCGTCTATCTGCCTGACCGCGGCGGAGTCCGCATCGAGGACACGCTGGTGGTGGCAGACGAGTCCCCCGGACACGCGCCGGAATTGCTCACTCGTTTTCCAAAGGAATTGGCCGTTCTGGGCTAG
- the efp gene encoding elongation factor P has product MASTADFKNGLVLMIDGQLWQIVEFQHVKPGKGPAFVRTKLKNVLSGKVVDKTYNAGVKVETATVDRRDATYLYRDGSDFVFMDSEDYEQHPLPESLVGDAAKFLLEGLPVQVAFHNGAPLYLELPVTVELVVTHTEPGLQGDRSSAGTKPATVETGAELQVPLFINTGDKLKVDSRDGSYLGRVNA; this is encoded by the coding sequence GTGGCAAGCACTGCCGATTTCAAAAATGGACTCGTGCTGATGATCGACGGCCAACTGTGGCAGATCGTCGAGTTCCAGCACGTCAAGCCCGGCAAGGGCCCGGCCTTTGTGCGCACCAAGCTCAAGAACGTGCTCTCCGGCAAGGTGGTCGACAAGACCTACAACGCCGGGGTGAAGGTCGAGACCGCGACGGTGGACCGCCGCGACGCCACGTATCTCTACCGCGACGGCTCGGACTTCGTGTTCATGGACAGCGAGGACTATGAGCAGCATCCGCTGCCGGAGTCGCTGGTCGGCGACGCTGCCAAGTTCCTGCTGGAGGGCCTGCCGGTGCAGGTGGCTTTCCACAACGGCGCCCCGCTGTATCTCGAGCTGCCGGTGACCGTCGAACTCGTGGTCACGCACACCGAGCCGGGCCTGCAGGGCGACCGGTCCAGCGCCGGCACCAAGCCGGCCACCGTGGAGACCGGTGCGGAGCTCCAGGTGCCGCTGTTCATCAACACCGGCGACAAGCTCAAGGTCGACTCGCGCGACGGCAGCTACCTGGGACGTGTCAACGCGTGA
- the nusB gene encoding transcription antitermination factor NusB has translation MSRPARPVKGRHQARKRAVDLLFEAEARGLTPAQAADARTELAAANPDVAPLHPYTVTVARGVSAHTTHIDDLIASHLQGWTLDRLPAVDRAILRVAVWELLHADDVPEPVAVDEAVELAKELSTDDSPGFVNGVLGQVMLVTPHIRAAADAVREPSAES, from the coding sequence GTGAGCCGGCCCGCTCGTCCTGTCAAAGGACGGCACCAGGCTCGCAAGCGTGCCGTCGACCTGCTGTTCGAGGCCGAGGCCCGCGGACTGACGCCGGCGCAGGCCGCTGATGCCCGCACCGAACTTGCGGCGGCCAATCCCGACGTGGCGCCGCTGCACCCCTACACGGTCACCGTGGCTCGCGGCGTCAGCGCGCACACGACACATATCGACGACCTGATCGCGTCGCATCTGCAGGGCTGGACGCTGGATCGGCTGCCCGCGGTGGACCGGGCCATCCTGCGGGTCGCGGTGTGGGAGTTGCTGCACGCCGACGATGTGCCCGAGCCGGTCGCCGTCGACGAGGCGGTGGAGCTGGCCAAGGAGCTTTCCACCGACGACTCACCGGGTTTCGTCAACGGGGTGCTGGGGCAGGTCATGTTGGTGACCCCACACATCAGGGCAGCCGCAGACGCTGTACGCGAGCCCAGCGCGGAGTCATGA
- a CDS encoding antitermination protein NusB codes for MTRLELRVGIAAVLAATVVLGAVLCAAYGQAAIAAALAVYALGVGAWLCHSIERLVLARRIETVRTAATPLRPLLPVMAAIMALTQVVVRSLSDVTEVAPRRWIPITRGRRGHDYDADIDG; via the coding sequence ATGACCCGGCTGGAACTGCGCGTCGGGATCGCCGCCGTCTTGGCGGCGACCGTGGTCTTGGGTGCGGTGTTGTGTGCGGCCTACGGGCAGGCGGCGATCGCCGCGGCGCTGGCGGTCTACGCGCTCGGCGTGGGTGCTTGGCTCTGTCATTCGATCGAACGGCTCGTGCTGGCGCGCCGCATCGAGACCGTTCGTACCGCGGCCACGCCGTTGCGGCCGTTGCTGCCGGTGATGGCGGCGATCATGGCGTTGACTCAAGTCGTGGTGCGCTCGCTGTCCGACGTTACCGAAGTTGCGCCACGCCGCTGGATTCCGATCACCCGTGGTCGCCGCGGACACGACTACGACGCCGACATCGACGGCTGA
- a CDS encoding TetR/AcrR family transcriptional regulator — MATSSRPANSRLSVDDWVQEGFRVLAEDGLKALTLGRLCTRLVVTKGSFYWHFTDMSAYRAALINTWAAVRDSDRDFFDDLAGEPPRQRLSRMMSALVGPRHWMLERAMREWARSEPAVAAAVRASDRRVIAAVRQAFLDDGFDPEQADIRANATFAAGIGFLHLSGSRPSPQAVGRREKFLEVMLQH; from the coding sequence ATGGCGACGTCGAGCCGCCCGGCCAATTCGCGACTGTCCGTGGATGACTGGGTACAGGAGGGTTTCCGGGTCCTGGCCGAAGACGGATTGAAGGCGCTCACACTCGGCCGGCTGTGCACCCGACTCGTGGTGACCAAAGGCAGCTTCTACTGGCATTTCACCGACATGAGCGCCTACCGCGCGGCGCTGATCAACACCTGGGCCGCCGTCCGAGACTCCGATCGCGACTTCTTCGACGACCTGGCCGGCGAACCGCCCCGGCAGCGGTTGTCGCGCATGATGAGCGCACTGGTCGGACCCCGGCACTGGATGCTGGAGCGCGCGATGCGGGAATGGGCACGTTCGGAGCCCGCGGTTGCCGCCGCGGTGCGGGCCTCGGACCGCCGGGTGATCGCCGCGGTTCGGCAGGCCTTCCTCGATGACGGCTTCGACCCCGAGCAGGCCGATATCCGCGCGAACGCCACATTCGCTGCCGGCATCGGCTTTCTGCACCTGTCGGGCTCGCGGCCCAGCCCGCAGGCTGTCGGACGTCGGGAGAAATTCCTCGAGGTGATGCTGCAGCACTGA
- a CDS encoding acyl-CoA dehydrogenase family protein, with translation MVDADFIARLADRAGEAEQLRRLPQATIDDYRRSGLAGLLLPARYGGLQAEFREILDVVRQLAHGCTSSAWTLGFYTLHNWMLALFGEQAQDEVFADGPVLCPAPLAPTGRGTPADGGIRLSGRWSWATGVMDAGWVLVGAICGPDDAPYPALVLLRANDIRIDDVWHTAGMCATGSNDVIVDEVWVPAHRLVTVADIYGGTAPGAAFHDAPVYRWPMVPALALTAAMPALGTAERVADLFASRLSQRVLAYSGASQKDQPAAQVRLGDARVRLRAVRALAEAAADDIEARVNSGQHVGRAARAGVRAAAAHVVHESRSVIGDLLESSGASAQFLDNPLQRAKRDVDVISGHVVFDYDVSRELAGALEIGAKVSPFAMV, from the coding sequence ATGGTCGATGCCGACTTCATCGCGCGTCTGGCTGATCGCGCGGGCGAGGCGGAGCAGTTGCGCCGGCTGCCGCAGGCCACCATCGACGACTATCGGCGGTCCGGGCTGGCGGGGCTGCTGCTGCCCGCGCGTTACGGCGGCCTGCAGGCCGAATTCCGCGAAATCCTCGACGTGGTGCGCCAGTTGGCGCACGGCTGCACCTCAAGCGCGTGGACGCTGGGTTTCTACACGCTGCACAACTGGATGCTCGCGTTGTTCGGTGAGCAGGCCCAAGACGAGGTCTTCGCCGACGGGCCGGTGCTGTGTCCCGCGCCGCTGGCGCCGACCGGGCGCGGTACGCCGGCCGACGGCGGGATCAGGCTGAGCGGCCGGTGGTCATGGGCCACCGGGGTGATGGACGCCGGCTGGGTGCTCGTCGGTGCGATCTGCGGACCTGACGACGCACCGTATCCGGCGTTGGTGTTGTTGCGCGCGAACGATATTCGCATCGACGACGTGTGGCACACCGCCGGGATGTGTGCCACGGGTTCCAACGATGTGATCGTCGACGAGGTGTGGGTGCCCGCGCATCGACTGGTGACGGTGGCCGACATCTACGGCGGCACGGCACCGGGCGCGGCTTTCCACGATGCGCCGGTCTATCGCTGGCCGATGGTCCCCGCGCTGGCGCTCACTGCGGCGATGCCCGCGCTGGGTACCGCCGAGCGGGTCGCCGACCTGTTCGCGTCGCGGCTGAGCCAGCGGGTGCTCGCGTATTCCGGCGCTTCGCAGAAGGACCAGCCCGCGGCACAGGTGCGCCTCGGCGACGCCCGGGTGCGGTTACGCGCGGTGCGCGCGCTGGCCGAGGCCGCCGCCGACGACATTGAGGCCAGGGTCAACAGTGGGCAGCATGTGGGACGCGCGGCGCGCGCCGGCGTGCGTGCTGCCGCGGCCCATGTCGTGCACGAATCCCGTTCGGTCATCGGCGATCTGCTCGAGTCATCCGGGGCGAGCGCCCAGTTCCTGGACAACCCGCTGCAGCGCGCCAAACGCGACGTGGACGTGATTTCCGGGCACGTGGTGTTCGACTACGACGTCAGCCGCGAGTTGGCCGGCGCGCTTGAGATCGGCGCCAAGGTCTCGCCGTTCGCGATGGTTTAG
- a CDS encoding GNAT family N-acetyltransferase — MAEFTPERIEGPRLLLRPPVIDDAGPLFQRIGRDPQVTRYLLWTPHPDLAATRRVITDRMNVDAHVRTWVMVLQHSDEIVGMMSCSRPVRHSAEIGYCVGRRWWGKGLMSDALDMLMATLDADPDVYRVWATCHVDNDRSVRLLERAGFALEGRLNRHAIYPNLGTEPSDSLLYAKALR; from the coding sequence ATGGCGGAGTTCACCCCCGAGCGCATCGAGGGCCCGCGACTGCTGCTGCGGCCGCCCGTGATCGACGACGCCGGCCCGTTGTTTCAGCGAATCGGCCGCGATCCTCAGGTCACGAGATATCTGCTGTGGACACCGCACCCCGACCTGGCGGCGACGCGGAGGGTGATCACCGACCGGATGAATGTCGATGCGCACGTCCGGACGTGGGTCATGGTGCTGCAACACAGCGACGAGATCGTCGGGATGATGAGCTGCAGCCGCCCGGTGCGACATTCCGCCGAGATCGGCTACTGCGTCGGTCGGCGTTGGTGGGGCAAGGGCTTGATGTCCGACGCGCTCGACATGCTGATGGCCACGCTGGACGCCGATCCCGACGTCTACCGGGTGTGGGCCACCTGCCACGTCGACAACGATCGTTCGGTGCGGCTGTTGGAGCGCGCCGGGTTCGCCCTCGAAGGCCGGCTGAACCGGCACGCGATCTACCCCAACCTCGGCACCGAGCCATCCGACAGCCTGCTCTACGCCAAGGCGCTGCGCTAA
- a CDS encoding serine hydrolase domain-containing protein, whose amino-acid sequence MNLDGNQASIRDACDAGLLAGAVTMVWQRGKMLQINEIGYRDVDAKLPMQRDTLFRIASMTKPVTVAALMSLVDEGKLALRDPIVRWLPEFADVRVLDDPSGPLDRTHPAQRAILVEDLLTHTSGLGYGFSVGGPISRAYVRLPFGHGHDAWLAALAELPLVHQPGDRLTYGQSTDVVGVLASRVEGKPFHEVLDERILQPLGMRDTGFHVTVEGRRRAATMYRLDSGDRLQHDVMGQPHLAPPAFCNAGGGLWSTADDYLRFVEMLLGGGTLDSVRVLSPESVRLMRTDRLTDEQKRHPFLGSPFWIGRGFGLNLSVVTDPARSAPLFGPGGVGTFSWPGAYGTWWQADPTAELIILYLIQNMPALTADAAAAVAGNTSRAKLQAVQPKFVHRTYRALGL is encoded by the coding sequence GTGAATCTCGACGGCAACCAGGCCTCCATTCGCGACGCCTGCGACGCAGGCCTTCTCGCCGGCGCGGTGACCATGGTGTGGCAACGCGGGAAAATGCTGCAGATCAACGAGATCGGCTACCGCGACGTCGACGCCAAGCTGCCCATGCAGCGTGACACGTTGTTTCGGATCGCGTCGATGACCAAACCGGTCACCGTCGCCGCCTTGATGAGCCTGGTCGACGAGGGCAAGCTGGCGCTGCGCGACCCGATCGTGCGCTGGCTGCCCGAATTCGCCGACGTGCGGGTGCTGGACGACCCGAGCGGACCACTGGACCGAACCCACCCCGCCCAACGGGCGATCCTGGTGGAGGATCTGCTCACCCACACCAGCGGGCTGGGCTACGGATTCTCCGTGGGTGGACCCATCTCGCGGGCATACGTCCGGTTGCCGTTCGGGCACGGTCACGACGCGTGGCTGGCCGCACTCGCCGAGCTGCCCCTGGTACATCAGCCAGGCGATCGATTGACCTACGGGCAGTCCACCGACGTGGTCGGCGTGCTGGCGTCTCGGGTCGAGGGAAAACCGTTCCACGAAGTGCTCGACGAACGGATCCTGCAACCACTGGGCATGCGCGACACAGGTTTCCACGTGACCGTCGAGGGCCGGCGGCGCGCGGCGACCATGTACCGCCTGGACAGCGGCGATCGACTCCAGCACGACGTGATGGGTCAACCGCACCTCGCGCCGCCCGCGTTCTGCAACGCCGGCGGCGGCCTGTGGTCAACCGCGGACGACTACCTGCGGTTCGTCGAAATGCTGCTGGGCGGTGGGACTCTGGACAGTGTGCGGGTGCTGTCCCCGGAATCGGTGCGGCTGATGCGCACTGACCGGCTCACCGACGAGCAGAAGCGACACCCCTTCCTCGGATCGCCGTTCTGGATCGGCCGCGGGTTCGGGCTCAACTTGTCGGTGGTCACCGACCCGGCGAGATCGGCGCCGCTGTTCGGCCCGGGCGGCGTCGGAACCTTCAGTTGGCCGGGCGCATACGGCACGTGGTGGCAGGCGGACCCGACCGCCGAGCTGATCATCCTGTACCTGATTCAGAACATGCCCGCGTTGACGGCTGATGCCGCCGCCGCGGTCGCCGGGAACACGTCGCGTGCGAAACTCCAAGCGGTGCAACCGAAATTCGTGCACCGGACGTATCGCGCGCTGGGCCTGTAA
- a CDS encoding DUF6065 family protein — translation MSDESSRPARPLIGFITGANVPPIVPAPTNRAWMSATRGGWANRCLPLLIANQSGWELRNPSAFTATWMGGDGIGDLMIAPDRRGPGQFLPASNFGYGILTWHLPLLFRTPAGWDLLVRGPANHPKDAISPLEGMVETDWASSSFSMNWKFTRPLMPVRFEVDEPICMIVPQRRTELEEFAPELRPIESDDDLRRKHEVFLHSRREVGQAQAATNTAAGERVPWQGDYTRGSHADGEAGPDDHRTRRVLRPFIDPQREEQHQR, via the coding sequence ATGAGCGACGAGTCCAGCAGGCCGGCCCGGCCGTTGATCGGGTTCATCACCGGTGCCAACGTGCCGCCGATCGTCCCGGCGCCGACGAACCGGGCGTGGATGTCAGCGACGCGTGGCGGTTGGGCGAATCGATGTCTGCCACTGCTCATCGCCAACCAGAGCGGCTGGGAGCTGCGAAACCCGAGCGCGTTCACCGCTACGTGGATGGGCGGCGATGGCATCGGCGATCTGATGATCGCGCCCGATAGACGCGGCCCCGGTCAGTTTCTGCCCGCGAGCAATTTCGGTTACGGGATTCTGACCTGGCATCTGCCCTTGCTTTTCCGCACACCGGCCGGCTGGGATCTGTTGGTCCGCGGGCCGGCCAACCATCCGAAGGACGCCATCTCCCCGCTAGAGGGCATGGTCGAAACCGACTGGGCGAGCTCGAGTTTCAGTATGAACTGGAAATTCACCCGCCCGTTGATGCCGGTGCGATTCGAAGTCGACGAGCCGATCTGCATGATCGTCCCGCAGCGCCGAACCGAGCTGGAGGAGTTCGCCCCCGAGCTGCGGCCCATCGAGTCGGACGACGATCTGCGCCGCAAGCATGAGGTCTTCCTGCACTCCCGTCGCGAGGTGGGGCAGGCCCAGGCCGCCACCAACACCGCCGCGGGCGAGCGAGTCCCCTGGCAAGGCGACTACACGCGGGGCAGCCACGCCGACGGCGAAGCGGGGCCCGATGATCACCGGACTCGCCGCGTTCTCCGCCCGTTTATCGACCCCCAACGTGAGGAGCAACACCAGCGGTGA
- the pyrR gene encoding bifunctional pyr operon transcriptional regulator/uracil phosphoribosyltransferase PyrR, which produces MGAAGDAATGRELMSAADVARTISRIAHQIIEKTALDGADAPRVVLLGIPTRGVTLADRLAVNIAEFSGAEVAHGALDITLYRDDLMTKPPRPLEATSIPVGGIDDALVILVDDVLYSGRSVRSALDALRDVGRPRAVQLAVLVDRGHRELPLRADYVGKNVPTSRSESVRVLLAEQDGRDAVVIAREDA; this is translated from the coding sequence ATGGGTGCCGCGGGTGACGCCGCCACCGGCCGCGAATTGATGTCGGCGGCCGATGTGGCTCGTACCATTTCGCGCATTGCGCATCAGATCATCGAAAAGACCGCCCTGGACGGCGCCGACGCGCCGCGGGTGGTGTTGCTGGGAATCCCTACCCGCGGCGTCACTCTGGCCGATCGGCTCGCCGTGAACATCGCCGAGTTCTCCGGCGCCGAGGTCGCGCACGGTGCTTTGGACATCACGCTCTACCGCGACGATCTGATGACCAAGCCGCCGCGGCCGCTGGAGGCCACGTCGATACCGGTCGGCGGCATCGATGACGCGCTGGTGATCCTCGTCGACGACGTGCTGTACTCCGGTCGCTCGGTGCGCTCCGCGCTGGACGCGCTGCGCGACGTCGGCCGCCCCCGCGCGGTGCAGTTGGCCGTGTTGGTCGACCGCGGCCACCGCGAGCTGCCGCTGCGCGCGGACTATGTGGGCAAGAACGTCCCCACGTCGCGCAGCGAGAGCGTGCGCGTTCTGCTCGCCGAGCAGGACGGCCGTGACGCCGTGGTCATTGCCCGGGAGGACGCCTGA
- a CDS encoding aspartate carbamoyltransferase catalytic subunit: MMSRHLLAAGDLSRDDATAILDDADRFAQALVGREVRKLPTLRGRTVITMFYENSTRTRVSFEVAGKWMSADVINVSAAGSSVGKGESLRDTALTLRAAGADALIIRHPASGAAQRLADWTSSADGGPSVINAGDGTHEHPTQALLDALTIRQRLGDIDGRRVVIVGDILHSRVARSNVMLLATLGAEVVLVAPPTLLPVGVADWPVTVSHDLDAELPAADAVLMLRVQAERMNGGFFPSSREYSVLYGLSDRRQALLSGHAVVLHPGPMLRGMEISSSVADSTQSAVLQQVSNGVHVRMAVLFHLLVGTEAGVTGLAGKGVVA, from the coding sequence CTGATGAGCAGACATCTGCTGGCTGCCGGCGACCTGTCCCGCGACGACGCCACCGCGATCCTCGATGACGCCGACCGGTTCGCGCAGGCGCTGGTCGGTCGCGAGGTCCGCAAGCTGCCGACGCTGCGCGGTCGCACGGTGATCACGATGTTCTACGAGAACTCCACCCGCACCCGGGTGTCCTTCGAAGTCGCCGGCAAGTGGATGAGCGCCGACGTGATCAACGTCAGCGCCGCCGGATCGTCGGTGGGCAAAGGTGAGTCGCTGCGCGACACCGCGCTGACCCTGCGCGCGGCCGGCGCCGATGCGCTGATCATCCGGCACCCGGCTTCCGGTGCGGCACAACGGCTTGCGGACTGGACTTCTAGCGCCGACGGTGGCCCCTCGGTGATCAACGCCGGCGACGGCACCCACGAGCACCCGACGCAGGCGCTGCTGGACGCGCTGACCATCCGGCAGCGGCTCGGCGACATCGACGGCCGCCGCGTCGTCATCGTCGGCGACATCCTGCATAGCCGGGTCGCCCGCTCCAATGTCATGCTGCTGGCCACGCTCGGTGCCGAGGTGGTGTTGGTGGCGCCACCCACGCTGCTACCGGTCGGGGTCGCCGACTGGCCGGTGACGGTCTCGCACGACCTGGACGCCGAGCTGCCGGCCGCCGATGCGGTGCTGATGTTGCGCGTGCAGGCCGAGCGGATGAACGGCGGCTTCTTTCCGTCCTCACGAGAGTATTCGGTGCTGTACGGACTGTCCGATCGCCGGCAGGCGCTGCTTTCCGGTCATGCCGTCGTGCTGCACCCCGGCCCGATGCTGCGCGGCATGGAGATCTCCTCGTCTGTTGCGGATTCGACGCAATCGGCTGTGCTGCAACAGGTCTCGAACGGCGTCCACGTCCGGATGGCGGTGCTGTTCCATCTGCTGGTGGGCACCGAGGCCGGCGTGACGGGGCTCGCCGGCAAGGGGGTGGTGGCGTGA